In Candidatus Kaistella beijingensis, a genomic segment contains:
- a CDS encoding endonuclease, producing the protein MKKLTTFLLGFLFSFALAQAPAGYYNGTEGLTGAALKTKLSQIITAGAIDNGYDGLYNGYPTTDTDHYYENDGSVLDMYSENPSGTDPYTYRHGIKKCGNYSAEGDCYNREHVVPQSFFNSARPMVSDIHFIRPTDGKVNGMRSNYPFGAVANPAFTSKNGTKVGPSVSTGYSGTVCEPINEFKGDIARMIFYFVTRYESKLSGFSTGGMLGGSAFPGLQTWERDVLLAWSAQDPVSPSEIERNNASYVFQKNRNPFIDHPEWVNAIWGTVVTDTQAPTAPTNLAVASTSTASVNLTWTASTDNIAVSSYKIYVDGVYKASSSTNSATVSGLMQGTTYNFYVVATDAAGNESPQSNTATGTTLTDTVAPTAPTNLAVTSVGTNNIAVQWNAATDNIGVAAYDVYVNGTLMGTTNTTSTNIANLNPTTTYTIYVVAKDAVGNVSPQSNTVSATTLAVGTTCGNENFDSLVVVANQYSTYNWVSNGVSWTSEDSRTDETINGKALTIRNGSLTALSVPNGIGDLKVTLQLKYSGSAGTLKIFVNDIDTGKTIPYGATGSAPITTTITGINVAGTVEIRLQQNGATSNRVAIDDLSWTCYVPQAAVNESAANKNAISVFPNPVKNGELNVSGKDLNKVDAAHIFDFSGKLVQTIAQPFKNSNKIALKNLPKGVYILKAGTSTAKFIVE; encoded by the coding sequence ATGAAAAAACTCACAACATTTTTGCTAGGTTTCCTATTCTCATTTGCTTTAGCGCAAGCTCCCGCAGGTTATTATAACGGAACTGAAGGATTAACAGGAGCTGCATTAAAGACAAAACTTAGCCAAATTATTACAGCAGGTGCAATTGACAACGGTTACGATGGATTGTACAACGGTTATCCAACGACCGACACCGATCATTATTATGAAAACGACGGTTCGGTTCTGGATATGTATTCGGAAAATCCTAGTGGAACAGATCCTTATACATACAGACACGGCATAAAAAAATGTGGTAATTATAGCGCTGAAGGCGATTGCTACAATAGGGAACACGTTGTTCCGCAAAGTTTCTTTAATTCTGCACGTCCCATGGTTTCCGACATTCACTTCATTCGTCCCACCGATGGTAAAGTAAACGGAATGAGGAGCAACTATCCTTTCGGAGCAGTTGCAAACCCTGCATTTACTTCCAAAAACGGCACTAAAGTAGGACCAAGTGTTTCCACAGGTTACAGCGGAACAGTTTGTGAACCAATCAACGAATTCAAAGGGGACATTGCAAGGATGATTTTCTATTTTGTGACAAGATATGAATCAAAACTTTCAGGTTTTTCAACCGGCGGAATGTTGGGTGGCTCTGCTTTTCCGGGACTTCAGACTTGGGAAAGAGATGTACTTTTGGCTTGGTCTGCACAAGATCCGGTTTCACCTTCAGAAATTGAAAGAAACAACGCTTCATACGTTTTCCAAAAAAACAGAAACCCTTTTATTGATCATCCAGAATGGGTAAATGCAATTTGGGGAACTGTTGTTACGGATACGCAGGCTCCTACAGCTCCGACAAATTTGGCAGTTGCTTCTACTTCTACAGCATCTGTTAATTTAACCTGGACGGCTTCAACAGACAATATCGCGGTTTCTTCCTACAAAATCTACGTGGATGGAGTTTACAAAGCGAGTTCAAGCACCAATTCTGCAACAGTTTCAGGCTTAATGCAAGGAACAACTTACAACTTCTACGTTGTTGCGACAGACGCAGCAGGAAATGAGTCACCGCAAAGCAATACGGCAACTGGAACGACTTTAACCGATACAGTTGCTCCAACTGCACCAACAAACTTGGCGGTAACTTCTGTGGGAACAAACAACATCGCAGTACAGTGGAATGCAGCAACTGATAATATTGGTGTCGCTGCTTATGATGTTTACGTTAACGGAACTTTGATGGGAACTACAAACACCACATCAACTAATATTGCTAACCTAAATCCAACCACAACTTACACCATTTATGTAGTTGCTAAAGACGCTGTAGGAAACGTTTCGCCACAAAGTAACACGGTTTCTGCAACAACGCTTGCTGTTGGAACAACTTGTGGAAATGAAAACTTCGACAGTCTTGTCGTAGTTGCAAACCAATATTCAACTTACAATTGGGTAAGCAACGGAGTTTCTTGGACTTCAGAAGATTCAAGAACTGATGAAACAATCAATGGAAAAGCATTGACTATTAGAAACGGATCTTTAACAGCGCTTTCGGTTCCAAACGGAATTGGCGATTTGAAAGTTACCCTCCAATTGAAATATTCAGGAAGTGCAGGAACCTTGAAAATTTTTGTTAATGATATTGATACCGGAAAAACCATTCCTTACGGAGCTACTGGTTCTGCTCCAATAACCACCACTATTACAGGAATTAATGTTGCAGGAACGGTGGAAATTAGATTACAACAAAATGGAGCTACAAGCAACAGAGTTGCAATAGACGATCTTTCTTGGACTTGCTACGTTCCACAAGCGGCGGTGAATGAAAGTGCGGCAAACAAAAACGCAATCTCAGTTTTCCCTAATCCTGTGAAAAATGGCGAATTGAATGTTTCAGGAAAAGATTTGAACAAAGTAGATGCTGCACATATCTTTGATTTCAGCGGAAAATTGGTTCAAACTATTGCTCAACCTTTCAAAAATTCAAACAAAATCGCTTTGAAAAACTTGCCAAAAGGTGTTTATATTTTGAAGGCAGGAACTTCAACAGCGAAATTCATTGTTGAGTAA
- a CDS encoding outer membrane lipoprotein-sorting protein translates to MKIIKTILSVAMISTSSVYVYGQTADEIVNKYLETVDPGKKLGKLEAVKMEMTAKSQGMEIPVTMFNAKNGEMLLKLNFQGKEITQMAFDGKDMWSTNFMTMKPEKADAETTENMKQNVDFPDGFLNYKAKGYKVEYLGKETKDGTETFKIRLTKKPIKVEGKPQENFSFYYFDTDSYLPIVTESEIHSGPMKGQKSVSKMSDYQEVDGIYFPFSMQMMGQEIKVNKVTLNPTIDKVMFAFPAP, encoded by the coding sequence ATGAAAATTATCAAAACCATCTTGAGTGTCGCAATGATATCAACTTCATCTGTTTACGTTTACGGACAAACTGCAGATGAGATTGTAAACAAATACCTAGAAACTGTTGATCCTGGTAAAAAACTAGGCAAACTGGAAGCAGTGAAAATGGAAATGACGGCAAAATCGCAAGGAATGGAAATTCCTGTAACCATGTTCAATGCAAAAAATGGCGAAATGCTGTTGAAGCTGAACTTCCAAGGAAAGGAAATTACACAAATGGCTTTTGACGGGAAAGATATGTGGTCCACCAATTTCATGACCATGAAGCCCGAAAAAGCTGATGCGGAAACTACCGAAAACATGAAGCAAAATGTAGATTTTCCCGATGGATTCCTAAATTATAAAGCCAAAGGATATAAAGTGGAATACCTGGGTAAAGAAACCAAAGACGGTACGGAAACCTTCAAAATAAGATTAACCAAAAAACCAATCAAAGTTGAAGGAAAACCTCAGGAAAATTTCTCTTTCTATTATTTTGACACAGACAGCTATTTACCAATTGTTACTGAATCAGAAATTCATTCAGGTCCAATGAAAGGACAGAAATCTGTTTCGAAAATGAGCGACTATCAAGAAGTAGATGGAATTTATTTCCCGTTTTCAATGCAAATGATGGGTCAGGAAATTAAGGTGAACAAAGTTACTTTAAACCCAACCATCGACAAGGTTATGTTCGCATTTCCTGCACCATAA